From the genome of Pseudodesulfovibrio sp. S3, one region includes:
- a CDS encoding 23S rRNA (pseudouridine(1915)-N(3))-methyltransferase RlmH produces the protein MSKIGFIWVGKLKEPFSRDGCAHYWKKLSRFFQLEESVIKDAPGKLPPADKNKVEGERILSKVKPGDILIILDEFGERLTSRSLAEKVQKWTDAPNQRPVFVIGGPFGLSDEIKQAARHSIRLSDMTLPHELARLLLLEQLYRAGTIHKNMPYHHD, from the coding sequence ATGAGCAAGATCGGCTTCATATGGGTGGGCAAGCTCAAGGAGCCGTTTTCCAGGGACGGGTGCGCCCATTACTGGAAAAAGCTTTCCCGGTTCTTCCAGCTCGAAGAGTCCGTCATCAAGGACGCGCCCGGCAAACTGCCCCCGGCAGATAAAAACAAGGTCGAGGGCGAACGCATCCTTTCCAAGGTCAAACCGGGCGACATCCTGATCATCCTGGATGAATTCGGCGAACGGCTGACCTCCCGGTCGCTGGCGGAAAAGGTCCAGAAATGGACCGACGCGCCCAACCAGCGGCCCGTATTCGTCATCGGCGGTCCCTTTGGCCTGTCCGACGAGATCAAGCAGGCCGCCCGCCATTCCATCCGCCTCAGCGATATGACCCTGCCCCACGAACTGGCCCGGCTGCTGCTCCTGGAACAACTCTACCGCGCCGGGACCATCCATAAAAACATGCCCTATCACCACGATTAA
- a CDS encoding flagellar motor protein MotB, with amino-acid sequence MAKKKKKQVCEEIPLWMVTFADCMTLMLTFFILLVSMSTVDQRRKLVALGSIIGTFGFNQASYDVFSKEDTKKTVEPGPIDTGDLEPLQSLKWENMDDDINFSSSRFVQILSINARLLFGPDGTTLSAEGLETLNRFLPLLMQVRYPLLLAGHTSDLRDELGLNYQPGNDEENPDLSWRISLNRTLTIYQYLLDNGMSPDMVRMEAFGKYRPHYPPDTAENRSRNRRVDIVLDKRSSRLGDRIVETMPQEKERKDTLTVDGFEFDVSTPKELQ; translated from the coding sequence ATGGCCAAGAAGAAGAAAAAACAAGTCTGCGAAGAAATTCCTCTCTGGATGGTCACGTTCGCGGACTGCATGACGCTCATGCTGACCTTCTTCATCCTCCTGGTCTCCATGTCCACCGTGGACCAGCGCAGGAAGCTGGTGGCGCTCGGCTCCATCATCGGCACCTTCGGCTTCAACCAGGCCAGCTACGATGTCTTTTCCAAGGAAGACACCAAAAAGACCGTTGAACCCGGCCCCATCGACACCGGCGATCTGGAACCGCTCCAGTCCCTGAAATGGGAAAACATGGACGATGACATCAACTTCAGCTCCAGCCGCTTCGTCCAGATTCTCTCCATCAACGCCCGGCTCCTGTTCGGGCCGGACGGCACCACGCTGAGCGCCGAGGGCCTGGAAACCCTGAACCGATTCCTGCCCCTGCTCATGCAGGTGCGCTACCCCCTGCTCCTGGCCGGGCACACCTCGGACCTGCGCGATGAGCTGGGCCTGAATTACCAACCGGGCAACGACGAAGAGAACCCCGATCTTTCGTGGCGGATATCCCTGAACAGGACCCTGACCATCTATCAGTACCTGCTCGACAACGGCATGAGTCCCGACATGGTCAGAATGGAGGCCTTCGGCAAATATCGGCCCCACTATCCGCCCGACACGGCCGAGAACCGCAGCCGCAACCGCCGCGTTGACATCGTGCTGGACAAACGCTCCAGCCGGTTGGGCGACCGGATCGTCGAGACCATGCCTCAGGAAAAGGAACGCAAGGACACCCTGACCGTGGACGGCTTCGAATTCGACGTATCCACGCCGAAGGAACTGCAATAG
- a CDS encoding OmpA family protein, whose translation MAKKKEAPCPPLALWLITFSDLMTLLLTFFVLLLTMASMDNAILTTVTLTTADLGLLERRGSGRVNAKERMVVELMEKPWEVLDKQQRIKDLLFPDDILPDEIKKADLDDNLDVLAKQDGVALVFTDEILFDAGGSELSEQGKFLMSRLVPMMTQTEAPINVAGFTDASDGAENSLALSGDRALTVLAFLVDLGVPSKRFTLSAYGNAFPVINDLGRPVTSPKNRRVEILLKTARPIGGYQ comes from the coding sequence ATGGCTAAAAAGAAAGAAGCACCATGTCCGCCCCTGGCACTCTGGCTGATCACCTTTTCGGATCTGATGACCCTGCTGCTCACCTTTTTCGTGCTGCTCCTGACCATGGCCTCCATGGACAACGCCATCCTGACCACGGTCACCTTGACCACGGCGGACCTCGGCCTGCTGGAAAGACGCGGCTCAGGCAGAGTCAACGCCAAGGAACGGATGGTGGTCGAACTCATGGAAAAGCCCTGGGAAGTCCTGGACAAGCAACAGCGAATCAAGGACCTGCTCTTCCCTGACGACATCCTGCCCGACGAGATCAAGAAAGCCGACCTTGACGACAATCTCGACGTGCTGGCCAAACAGGACGGCGTAGCCCTGGTCTTCACCGATGAAATCCTGTTCGATGCAGGCGGCTCCGAACTCTCCGAGCAGGGGAAATTCCTCATGTCCAGGCTCGTGCCCATGATGACCCAGACCGAGGCCCCCATCAATGTGGCGGGCTTCACCGATGCGTCCGACGGTGCCGAGAACTCGCTCGCCCTGTCCGGGGACCGCGCACTGACCGTGCTTGCCTTCCTGGTGGACCTGGGCGTTCCGAGCAAACGGTTCACCCTGTCCGCCTACGGCAATGCCTTCCCGGTGATCAACGACCTGGGCCGACCGGTAACATCACCCAAGAACCGCCGGGTGGAGATTCTGCTCAAGACGGCTCGCCCCATCGGCGGCTACCAGTAG
- the fliP gene encoding flagellar type III secretion system pore protein FliP (The bacterial flagellar biogenesis protein FliP forms a type III secretion system (T3SS)-type pore required for flagellar assembly.), with amino-acid sequence MTRNGNRLLTVLLIALAAVFLPVLAHAQGPVIPKLTMELAAGQADPQEVSTLLEILFLLTILSMAPAIMLTMTSFTRIIIVFHFIRQAMGTQQMPPNQILAGLAIFMTLVIMYPVGKSINDTALQPYMAETINFTEALDRAQVPIRAFMFKHTREKDLSIFYSITKEPRPENKEEVPTIMLIAAYTISELKTGFTIGFLIYIPFLILDMVVASILLAMGMMMLPPVMISLPFKILLFILIDGWNLLVGSLVNTFQ; translated from the coding sequence ATGACACGTAACGGAAATCGACTGCTGACGGTTCTCCTGATCGCGCTCGCCGCAGTGTTTCTTCCGGTGCTGGCCCATGCCCAGGGTCCGGTCATCCCCAAGCTGACCATGGAACTGGCCGCAGGCCAGGCCGACCCGCAGGAGGTTTCCACCCTGCTGGAAATCCTGTTCCTGCTGACCATCCTTTCCATGGCCCCGGCGATCATGCTTACCATGACCTCGTTCACCCGGATCATCATCGTCTTCCATTTCATCCGGCAGGCCATGGGCACCCAGCAGATGCCGCCCAACCAGATTTTGGCCGGGTTGGCCATATTCATGACCCTGGTCATCATGTATCCGGTGGGCAAAAGCATCAACGACACCGCGCTGCAGCCCTACATGGCCGAGACCATCAATTTCACTGAAGCGCTGGACCGGGCACAGGTCCCCATCCGCGCGTTCATGTTCAAGCACACCCGTGAAAAAGACCTGTCGATCTTCTATTCGATCACCAAGGAGCCGCGTCCCGAGAACAAGGAAGAAGTTCCGACCATCATGTTGATAGCCGCCTACACCATTTCCGAATTGAAAACCGGCTTTACCATCGGTTTCCTCATCTACATCCCGTTCCTCATTCTTGACATGGTGGTCGCCTCCATCCTGCTGGCCATGGGCATGATGATGCTCCCGCCGGTCATGATCTCGCTGCCGTTCAAGATTCTGCTGTTCATCCTGATTGACGGCTGGAACCTGCTCGTGGGTTCGCTGGTCAACACGTTCCAGTGA
- a CDS encoding PD40 domain-containing protein, translating into MTSRLMHLRLPVLLFFLLIPCLTVVRPAAAYPLFRSPELTLPQGMDLSAWIDSLTRKIPAPASLTILEPADGALVPSDAASPFFRWQDDAPAWLITLSVDGAPVCQGVMDTPYWIPDQTMWERIKAAAGHRTIRVTVSGIDSASTLTGRGETSFAISEDPVGVPLGFLRKRLPFRKAKDAPHDSQMVVGDVGSYGKPHVVLQDQPICFNCHAYSPDGKTYGMDMDYKGDKGGYALMGMERTVTITDNDIISWNAYKAPKPSKYSMGLFTTFSPDGKYAASTVGESSAFVMLDDLYFSQMFYPATGQIALYDRERKTVTPLPGADDLSLIQTNPAFTADGSRVAYARAMVKPEILAAIKAGDLKREDPTQTILDVNKKYPIQFSLYSVPFNNGHGGQSTPIAGASDNGMSNFFPKYSPDGKWLIFTQCETGLVLQPDSRLVITPAEGGEARVLRANMGLMNSWHSWSPNSRWLAFASKGNSPYTEIFITHIDETGQSSPALRLFRFSHPELAAMVPEFVPTKNLYPRTMELADPEGAAGESMATDGR; encoded by the coding sequence ATGACATCACGGCTGATGCATCTCCGGCTTCCGGTCCTGCTCTTCTTCCTTCTGATCCCGTGCCTGACGGTTGTCAGACCGGCCGCGGCCTACCCGCTTTTCCGCTCGCCGGAGCTCACCCTGCCGCAAGGAATGGATCTGTCAGCCTGGATCGACTCACTCACCCGGAAGATTCCCGCCCCAGCCTCCCTCACCATACTCGAACCCGCTGACGGCGCCCTGGTCCCGAGTGACGCGGCCTCACCCTTCTTCCGATGGCAGGACGACGCCCCGGCATGGCTCATCACCCTGTCCGTGGACGGCGCTCCCGTGTGCCAGGGGGTCATGGATACGCCGTACTGGATTCCCGACCAAACCATGTGGGAACGGATCAAGGCCGCTGCGGGCCACCGGACCATCAGGGTAACCGTGTCGGGCATCGACTCCGCATCGACATTGACCGGCCGGGGGGAAACCTCCTTTGCCATATCCGAGGACCCTGTGGGCGTGCCACTGGGCTTTCTCAGAAAACGACTGCCTTTCCGCAAGGCCAAGGACGCTCCCCACGACAGCCAGATGGTGGTGGGCGATGTCGGCTCCTACGGCAAACCGCACGTGGTCCTGCAGGACCAGCCCATCTGTTTCAACTGCCACGCCTATTCCCCGGACGGAAAGACCTACGGCATGGACATGGACTACAAGGGGGACAAGGGCGGATACGCCCTGATGGGCATGGAAAGGACCGTAACTATCACCGACAACGACATCATTTCCTGGAACGCCTACAAGGCGCCCAAGCCCTCGAAGTACAGCATGGGCCTGTTCACCACCTTCTCGCCGGACGGAAAATACGCCGCCTCAACGGTTGGTGAATCCTCGGCCTTTGTCATGCTCGATGATTTGTACTTTTCGCAGATGTTCTATCCTGCCACCGGACAGATCGCCCTGTACGACAGGGAACGAAAAACCGTAACACCGTTGCCCGGAGCCGATGACCTCAGCCTGATCCAGACCAACCCGGCCTTCACTGCCGACGGCAGCCGGGTGGCCTATGCCCGGGCCATGGTCAAACCGGAAATACTCGCCGCCATCAAGGCCGGAGACCTCAAGCGCGAGGACCCCACCCAAACCATCCTTGACGTCAACAAGAAATACCCCATTCAGTTCAGCCTCTACTCGGTGCCCTTCAACAACGGGCACGGAGGCCAGTCAACGCCCATCGCCGGGGCCTCGGACAACGGCATGTCCAACTTCTTCCCCAAGTATTCACCCGACGGCAAATGGCTGATCTTCACCCAATGCGAGACAGGACTGGTACTCCAGCCGGACAGCAGGCTGGTCATAACCCCGGCCGAAGGCGGCGAAGCTCGCGTGCTCCGGGCCAACATGGGGTTGATGAACTCCTGGCACAGCTGGTCGCCCAACTCCCGCTGGCTCGCCTTTGCCTCCAAGGGCAATTCGCCCTACACCGAAATCTTCATCACTCACATCGACGAAACCGGGCAATCCAGCCCGGCCCTGCGCCTGTTCCGATTCAGCCACCCTGAATTGGCGGCTATGGTGCCGGAGTTCGTCCCGACGAAAAACCTGTACCCACGGACCATGGAACTCGCCGACCCGGAAGGGGCCGCTGGCGAATCCATGGCCACAGACGGCAGATAA
- a CDS encoding flagellar basal body-associated FliL family protein, with product MAEEALTQEEGKKKGGMLKWIIIAVVLVVLGVGGYFGYTMFIAAPAEDSAANDAASTDASKPTEDLEGKLVPLPLFLVNLADPLGRRYLKLGIEVEVRDPEAEAALAKYEAKVKDTLLLLLSSKTYEGLSTMKAKMELKQEIADRLNQIIGNGGVLRVYITEMVIQ from the coding sequence ATGGCTGAAGAAGCTCTGACGCAAGAAGAAGGGAAAAAGAAAGGCGGGATGCTCAAGTGGATCATCATCGCCGTGGTGCTTGTGGTACTCGGAGTTGGCGGGTACTTCGGGTACACCATGTTCATTGCCGCTCCGGCAGAAGACTCGGCCGCCAATGACGCGGCTTCGACCGATGCGAGCAAGCCCACCGAGGACCTGGAAGGTAAACTCGTGCCTCTGCCCCTGTTCCTGGTCAACCTGGCCGACCCTCTGGGCCGCAGATACCTGAAGCTCGGAATCGAGGTCGAGGTGCGCGATCCCGAAGCGGAGGCGGCCCTGGCCAAGTATGAGGCCAAGGTCAAAGACACCCTGCTCCTGCTCCTTTCAAGCAAGACTTACGAAGGCCTCTCCACCATGAAAGCCAAAATGGAACTCAAGCAGGAAATCGCGGACAGGCTCAACCAGATCATCGGGAACGGCGGCGTGCTCAGAGTCTACATCACGGAGATGGTCATCCAGTAG
- a CDS encoding MotA/TolQ/ExbB proton channel family protein — MDLGTIIGIVLSFGLVLSAIMTGSSLIIFVSVPSLLIVVGGTIGAGLVNYPMNYIIGVIGVIKNTFFTSLDAPSEVIDRFKDYANRARREGILSLEPLIKEIEDDYMRKGLQLTVDGLEPQTIQEILETEISYLAERHATGADVVSALGTLAPAMGMIGTVIGLVQMLQTMSDPSSIGPAMAVALLTTLYGAIIANLVLLPMAGKLKARSKEEVLLREMIMEGILSISKGENPRIIEEKLNSYLPPKDRIVSD; from the coding sequence ATGGATCTGGGAACCATAATCGGCATCGTTCTCTCGTTCGGCCTGGTGTTGTCGGCGATCATGACAGGCTCAAGCCTGATCATCTTCGTTTCCGTGCCGTCTCTGCTCATCGTTGTGGGCGGCACCATCGGTGCAGGGCTGGTCAACTACCCCATGAACTACATCATCGGCGTCATCGGCGTCATCAAGAACACTTTTTTCACCAGTCTCGACGCGCCCTCCGAGGTCATTGACCGGTTCAAGGACTACGCCAACCGCGCCCGCCGTGAGGGCATCCTCTCCCTGGAGCCGCTGATCAAGGAGATCGAGGACGACTACATGCGCAAAGGGTTGCAACTCACCGTGGACGGACTGGAACCGCAGACCATCCAGGAGATCCTGGAGACCGAAATTTCCTACCTCGCCGAACGGCATGCGACCGGCGCGGACGTGGTGTCCGCGCTGGGCACCCTGGCCCCGGCCATGGGCATGATCGGCACCGTCATCGGCCTGGTGCAGATGCTCCAGACCATGTCTGATCCGTCCTCCATCGGCCCGGCCATGGCCGTGGCCCTCCTGACCACCCTGTACGGTGCCATCATCGCCAACCTCGTCCTCCTCCCCATGGCGGGCAAGCTCAAGGCGCGCAGCAAGGAAGAAGTCCTGCTGCGGGAGATGATCATGGAAGGCATCCTGTCCATCTCCAAGGGAGAAAACCCGCGCATCATCGAGGAAAAGCTGAACAGCTACCTGCCCCCCAAGGACAGGATCGTTTCCGATTAA
- the fliO gene encoding flagellar biosynthetic protein FliO: MQLPAVDSGTTILTTTGYLFLLLGVIFLAYYLLKRFGVPGALTSGRSGPRLLSRLMLGNRQSVAVIRYRDKDLLLGVTEDNITLLSESQADADEEPPAPVRSFASLLKRSARDDT, from the coding sequence ATGCAGCTTCCGGCAGTGGACTCGGGGACCACCATCCTGACCACGACCGGATATCTTTTCCTGCTGCTCGGCGTCATCTTTCTGGCATACTACCTGCTCAAACGGTTCGGCGTTCCCGGCGCACTGACCTCCGGCCGCAGCGGACCGCGTCTGCTCAGCCGCCTCATGCTCGGCAACCGTCAGTCCGTGGCCGTGATCCGATACCGCGACAAGGATCTGCTGCTCGGCGTGACCGAAGACAATATCACCCTGCTTTCGGAATCCCAAGCGGACGCGGACGAAGAACCTCCCGCACCCGTCAGGAGCTTTGCCTCGTTGCTGAAGAGGAGCGCACGCGATGACACGTAA
- a CDS encoding ATP-binding protein, with protein MTKTTPPKGLSGSKLRATLDPTSIPYKTSADIPAKNVYSQLQPRAIQALALALEIKGNEHNVYVSGEPNMGRTYFVKSFLKPEAAKATPPADWVYLYNFEDSDKPIAISLPAGQGRKFKLAQTKAITHVRQEIPAHFEKDTFQKKHELIVKKFNSKREGLFNKMDASAEKENFSLSLDDEGVLTLSPIVDGEVVSDKDFEKLKPTLRKELKAKGEELLAGVSSILRQINQNEMDMRESETALHRETAQAVMKDCFSPVMEKFKSFPGLSDYFEDLVSEVVDNVDQFMPRDNSLAGLMPEGMPTGEDFFTRFEVNLFVDNGKTKGAPVVVEDHPTAFNLLGSIEREAEMGALYTDFTLIKAGSLHEANGGFLILNMEDLLSNPSSWEGLLRALRSNQSRIEDPVDPEQVRARTIQPAPIDLDLKVVLIGTDEHYELLLYNDDRFAKYFKLKAHLQHAAMRTAANIRNYISIIGQTARESKVLPLTREAMAALVDFSSRLVEDQKRLSLYIPLIRERMIEASALARMAGKKVIDQVALNKAVAAKDYRVNLYEEEFMADYDRQVIKVATDGTGIGRANGLSVTLFGDYEFGLPHQISCTVGVGHGGILDLEREAQLGGPIHTKGMMIIKSYLVRLFAQDKPIVLTGSLCFEQSYAGIEGDSASGAELASLLSALSDTPINLSYAFTGAVSQTGAVMAVGGVNRKIEGFFEVCRRRKLTGRQGVILPADNVVNLMLKDEIVQAVDEGKFHIFPVKTIEEAMSILTGMPCGKRGKNGQYPTGTLYRKVDSRLAELAKLAMPGDCQK; from the coding sequence ATGACCAAGACCACTCCCCCGAAAGGACTCAGCGGCTCCAAGCTGCGTGCCACGCTGGACCCGACCAGCATCCCCTATAAAACCAGCGCCGACATCCCGGCCAAAAACGTCTATTCCCAGCTCCAGCCTCGGGCCATCCAGGCACTGGCGCTGGCATTGGAGATCAAGGGCAACGAACACAACGTCTATGTGTCCGGCGAACCGAACATGGGCCGCACCTATTTCGTCAAATCATTCCTCAAGCCCGAAGCAGCCAAGGCGACCCCGCCCGCCGATTGGGTCTATCTCTACAATTTCGAGGACAGCGACAAACCCATAGCCATCTCCTTGCCCGCCGGCCAGGGACGCAAATTCAAGCTGGCCCAGACCAAGGCCATCACGCATGTCCGCCAGGAAATCCCGGCCCACTTCGAGAAAGACACATTCCAGAAAAAGCACGAACTCATAGTCAAGAAATTCAATTCCAAGCGTGAGGGCCTCTTCAACAAGATGGATGCTTCGGCTGAGAAGGAGAACTTCTCCCTCAGCCTGGACGACGAGGGCGTACTCACCCTCTCGCCCATCGTGGACGGCGAGGTGGTCTCGGACAAGGATTTCGAGAAGCTCAAGCCCACCCTGCGCAAGGAACTGAAGGCCAAGGGCGAGGAGCTTCTGGCCGGGGTCAGCTCCATCCTGCGCCAGATCAACCAGAACGAAATGGACATGCGCGAATCCGAAACCGCCCTGCATCGCGAAACGGCCCAGGCGGTCATGAAGGACTGTTTCTCCCCGGTCATGGAGAAATTCAAATCCTTCCCCGGCTTGAGCGACTATTTCGAAGATCTGGTAAGTGAAGTGGTGGACAACGTGGACCAATTCATGCCGCGTGACAATTCCCTGGCCGGACTCATGCCCGAGGGGATGCCCACCGGCGAGGACTTTTTCACCAGGTTCGAGGTCAACCTGTTCGTGGACAACGGCAAGACCAAGGGTGCTCCCGTGGTGGTGGAAGACCACCCCACTGCATTCAACCTGCTCGGCTCCATTGAGCGCGAGGCCGAAATGGGGGCGCTTTACACGGATTTCACCCTGATCAAGGCAGGCTCCCTGCATGAGGCGAACGGCGGTTTCCTCATCCTGAACATGGAGGACCTGCTTTCCAATCCCAGCTCCTGGGAAGGCCTGCTCCGCGCCCTGCGCTCGAACCAGTCCCGGATCGAGGACCCGGTGGACCCGGAACAGGTCCGCGCCCGCACCATCCAGCCCGCGCCCATCGACCTGGACCTCAAGGTGGTCCTCATCGGCACGGACGAGCACTACGAGCTCCTGCTCTACAATGACGACCGGTTCGCCAAATACTTCAAGCTCAAGGCCCATCTGCAACACGCGGCCATGCGCACGGCGGCCAACATCCGCAACTATATCTCCATCATCGGCCAGACCGCCCGAGAATCCAAAGTACTGCCCCTGACCCGTGAGGCCATGGCCGCGCTGGTGGATTTCTCCTCGCGGCTGGTGGAGGACCAGAAGCGCCTCTCGCTCTATATCCCGCTCATCCGGGAACGCATGATCGAGGCCTCGGCCCTGGCCCGCATGGCCGGCAAGAAAGTCATAGACCAGGTAGCCCTGAACAAGGCAGTGGCCGCAAAGGACTACCGGGTCAATCTCTACGAAGAGGAGTTCATGGCCGACTACGACCGTCAGGTCATCAAGGTGGCCACTGACGGAACAGGCATAGGCCGGGCCAACGGCCTGTCCGTGACCCTGTTCGGCGACTATGAATTCGGCCTGCCGCATCAGATCTCCTGCACGGTCGGCGTGGGGCACGGCGGCATCCTCGACCTGGAGCGCGAGGCCCAGCTCGGCGGCCCCATCCACACCAAGGGCATGATGATCATCAAGTCCTACCTGGTCCGCCTGTTCGCACAGGACAAACCCATCGTGCTCACCGGCTCCCTCTGCTTCGAGCAATCCTATGCGGGCATCGAAGGAGACTCGGCCTCGGGCGCGGAGCTGGCCTCCCTGCTCTCCGCCCTGTCGGACACCCCCATCAATCTCTCATACGCCTTTACCGGGGCGGTCTCGCAAACCGGCGCCGTCATGGCCGTGGGCGGCGTCAACCGCAAGATCGAAGGATTCTTCGAAGTCTGCCGCCGCCGCAAACTGACCGGCAGGCAGGGCGTGATCCTGCCTGCGGACAACGTGGTCAACCTGATGCTCAAGGACGAAATCGTCCAGGCCGTGGATGAAGGCAAGTTCCACATCTTCCCGGTCAAGACCATTGAGGAGGCCATGTCCATCCTGACCGGCATGCCCTGCGGCAAGCGCGGGAAAAACGGCCAATATCCAACGGGCACCCTCTACCGGAAGGTGGACTCGCGCCTGGCGGAACTGGCCAAGCTCGCCATGCCCGGAGACTGCCAAAAATAA
- the fliQ gene encoding flagellar biosynthesis protein FliQ: protein MTPEFVVGFARQAIEMTLIISLPMLGIGMVVGIFISIIQAATQIQEMTLTMVPKIIAIFLALLIAFPWIMDKMMSYTTNLFLNLPNYIK from the coding sequence ATGACACCTGAATTTGTCGTCGGTTTCGCCAGACAGGCCATCGAGATGACCCTGATCATCTCCCTGCCCATGCTCGGCATCGGCATGGTGGTGGGCATCTTCATCTCCATTATCCAGGCAGCCACCCAGATTCAGGAAATGACCCTGACCATGGTCCCGAAGATCATCGCCATATTCCTGGCCCTGCTCATCGCCTTTCCATGGATCATGGACAAAATGATGTCCTACACAACGAACCTCTTCCTCAACCTGCCCAATTACATCAAATAG
- a CDS encoding metallophosphoesterase, with the protein MYWIAFGDIHESIDLLDSIPGLDDADGVIITGDITNRGSREAANRVIEAVARINPCIMAQPGNMDTDVVQAYLQEKHMDIHLQVRELAPGLGLMGVGLSTPTPFATPNEISEEMLGSLLEETYILAEAFDTLICVIHEPPIDTAVDRLSNGQHVGSPAVRAFIERVQPAVAITGHIHESTGTDMLGNTPVINPGMLAGGGYVRIDFDGHTVTATLESV; encoded by the coding sequence ATGTACTGGATAGCATTCGGCGACATACATGAGAGCATCGACCTTCTGGACTCCATTCCGGGACTGGACGATGCCGACGGCGTGATCATTACCGGCGACATCACCAACCGGGGCAGCCGGGAAGCGGCCAACCGGGTGATCGAGGCCGTGGCCCGGATCAATCCGTGCATCATGGCCCAGCCCGGGAACATGGACACCGACGTGGTCCAGGCCTATCTTCAGGAAAAACACATGGACATCCATCTACAGGTCCGGGAGCTGGCACCGGGACTCGGCCTCATGGGGGTCGGCCTGTCCACGCCCACGCCCTTTGCGACACCAAACGAAATTTCCGAAGAAATGCTCGGCAGCCTCCTCGAAGAAACCTACATTCTGGCAGAGGCTTTCGACACCCTGATATGCGTCATCCATGAACCGCCCATCGACACGGCCGTGGACCGACTCTCCAACGGCCAGCACGTGGGCAGCCCGGCAGTGCGCGCCTTCATCGAACGGGTGCAGCCCGCCGTGGCCATCACCGGCCACATCCACGAATCCACAGGAACAGACATGCTCGGCAACACCCCGGTCATCAACCCCGGCATGTTGGCCGGGGGCGGATACGTGCGCATCGACTTTGACGGCCACACCGTAACTGCAACACTCGAAAGCGTTTAG
- the fliN gene encoding flagellar motor switch protein FliN translates to MAEDQDKLAQEWADALLDGDDGGTDSDDPLGSLENVTDPSEAGTADVGHDDESLADEWAAALADTEQDEIKHEKEQAFLSTQTHDYELPDMGPNAKAGSSSGKRDLDFILDIPLEVSAELGRTKLLINELLQLGQGSVVELNKLAGEPLEIYVNGKLVARGEAVVINEKFGIRLTDIISPIERVKQLG, encoded by the coding sequence ATGGCTGAAGATCAAGATAAACTTGCTCAGGAATGGGCCGATGCCCTGTTGGACGGTGACGACGGGGGAACCGACTCCGATGATCCCTTGGGGAGTCTCGAAAACGTGACCGATCCTTCGGAAGCGGGCACTGCGGACGTGGGCCACGACGACGAATCCCTGGCCGACGAATGGGCTGCGGCCCTGGCCGATACCGAGCAGGACGAGATCAAGCACGAAAAGGAACAGGCGTTCCTTTCCACTCAGACCCATGATTACGAGCTTCCCGACATGGGGCCGAACGCCAAGGCTGGCAGTTCTTCGGGCAAACGCGATCTGGATTTCATCCTGGACATCCCCCTGGAAGTCTCGGCTGAGCTGGGCCGCACCAAGCTCCTGATCAACGAACTTTTGCAGCTCGGCCAGGGTTCGGTCGTCGAGCTGAACAAACTGGCCGGTGAGCCGCTTGAAATCTACGTCAACGGCAAGCTGGTGGCCCGCGGTGAAGCCGTGGTCATCAACGAAAAATTCGGTATCCGGCTGACGGACATCATCAGTCCCATCGAGCGGGTAAAGCAACTTGGATAG